Proteins from a genomic interval of Paenibacillus thermoaerophilus:
- a CDS encoding polysaccharide deacetylase family protein has translation MPVSRWKLLALVIGVAALAGFSGKPHDRNYYESRGEVVWEVPMNEKLIALTFDDGPNPKTTPRILELLKRYEAKATFFVIGYRVDQFPNVVKREIAEGHEVANHTYNHVYFNRKAANPDKIASELQQAQQRIEAVTHQTCPWFRPPGGYYNDVVVNTARKNGYTVVLWSWHQDTKDWQSPGVRKIVDKVLKNARNGDIVLFHDHVEGSLQTVEALETILPELRRRGFRMVTVTELMKHKRYNSVQRHQ, from the coding sequence TTGCCGGTTTCAAGATGGAAGCTGCTTGCACTCGTCATCGGTGTCGCCGCCCTGGCGGGTTTTTCGGGCAAACCGCATGATCGGAACTACTACGAATCCCGGGGGGAGGTCGTATGGGAAGTTCCGATGAACGAGAAGCTGATCGCGCTGACGTTCGACGACGGACCGAACCCGAAGACAACGCCGCGCATTTTGGAGCTGTTGAAGCGGTACGAGGCGAAGGCGACTTTTTTCGTGATCGGTTACCGCGTCGATCAGTTCCCGAACGTCGTCAAGCGGGAAATCGCGGAAGGTCACGAGGTGGCCAACCATACGTATAATCACGTCTATTTCAACCGCAAAGCGGCGAATCCGGACAAAATCGCTTCGGAGCTGCAACAGGCCCAGCAACGGATCGAAGCGGTCACGCATCAGACCTGCCCGTGGTTTCGGCCGCCCGGCGGTTATTACAATGACGTCGTCGTCAATACGGCCCGCAAAAACGGCTATACCGTCGTGTTATGGTCCTGGCATCAGGACACGAAGGATTGGCAGTCGCCCGGCGTCCGCAAAATCGTCGATAAAGTGCTGAAAAACGCACGCAACGGCGATATCGTCCTGTTTCACGATCATGTCGAAGGTTCGTTGCAGACGGTGGAAGCGCTGGAGACGATCCTGCCGGAGCTGCGGCGCCGCGGTTTCCGCATGGTAACGGTGACGGAACTGATGAAGCACAAGCGGTACAATTCGGTTCAGCGCCATCAATAA
- a CDS encoding cation:proton antiporter, with the protein MEYMLYLVLILLFTKVAGHVTARLGQPAVLGKLMVGILLGPAALGWIEHGQFIAYMSQIGVLLLMFIAGLETDLEQLRRNLGASFAVAVGGVILPFIGGYLVALAFGFAQADALFFGTIFCATSVSISVQVLKELGQLNSREGTTILGAAVVDDVLVVILLAVMMSMLGTGADVSIGMLIGKKLLFFAAVLLAGWLLVPRVMKWLAPLRVTEAVVSASLIICFAFAYFAEMLQMAGIIGAFAAGLAISQTPFKHDVGHKIEPVAYGVFVPVFFVSIGLNVGFAGIGDQIWLLTAITLVAVVTKLAGGWAGARLTGFSSQSSLAIGSGMVSRGEVALIIAASGLQSGLLQQPYFTSVVIMVMITTLVTPPLLKWTLRGKQPDRSPS; encoded by the coding sequence GTGGAGTATATGTTGTATCTGGTTCTGATTTTGCTGTTCACGAAGGTGGCGGGACATGTGACCGCCCGCCTCGGCCAACCGGCGGTGCTGGGGAAATTGATGGTCGGCATCCTGCTGGGTCCTGCGGCGCTCGGCTGGATCGAGCACGGGCAGTTTATCGCCTACATGTCGCAGATCGGCGTTCTGCTGCTGATGTTTATCGCCGGTCTGGAGACGGATCTGGAGCAGTTGCGGCGCAACTTGGGGGCTTCGTTTGCCGTTGCGGTCGGCGGCGTCATTCTTCCGTTTATCGGCGGCTATCTCGTCGCGCTCGCGTTCGGCTTCGCGCAGGCCGATGCCTTGTTTTTCGGGACCATCTTCTGCGCGACATCGGTAAGCATCTCTGTGCAGGTCCTCAAGGAGCTCGGCCAATTAAACAGCCGGGAGGGCACGACGATTTTGGGCGCCGCCGTCGTCGACGACGTGCTGGTCGTCATCCTGCTGGCGGTGATGATGAGCATGCTCGGAACGGGCGCGGATGTCTCGATCGGCATGCTGATCGGCAAAAAGCTGCTGTTTTTCGCCGCGGTTCTGCTCGCGGGCTGGCTGCTCGTTCCGAGAGTCATGAAATGGCTGGCGCCCTTGAGGGTCACGGAGGCGGTCGTCAGCGCGTCCCTGATCATTTGCTTCGCGTTCGCGTATTTTGCGGAGATGCTGCAGATGGCCGGCATCATCGGAGCTTTCGCCGCCGGTCTCGCGATCTCGCAAACGCCGTTCAAGCACGATGTCGGGCATAAAATCGAACCGGTCGCTTACGGCGTGTTCGTCCCCGTCTTTTTCGTCAGCATCGGGCTGAATGTCGGCTTTGCCGGAATCGGGGACCAGATCTGGCTGCTGACGGCGATTACGCTTGTCGCAGTTGTGACCAAGCTCGCCGGCGGCTGGGCGGGAGCGCGTCTCACGGGCTTTTCGTCGCAGAGCTCGCTGGCGATCGGTTCGGGCATGGTGTCACGGGGAGAAGTCGCGCTGATTATCGCGGCTTCCGGCTTGCAGTCCGGACTGCTGCAGCAGCCGTATTTTACGTCTGTGGTCATTATGGTGATGATTACGACGCTGGTTACGCCGCCGCTTCTGAAATGGACGCTGCGCGGCAAACAGCCCGACCGGTCGCCGTCCTGA